The genomic DNA GGGTGGGGGACGGCACCTTCCTGGGGCCCATCAACGCGAGCAGCGAGGGGGCCTTGTCGGCCCTCGACATCCACCGACGGGTGGCCGAGGTGCTCGACGTGCCGCCGCTCGTGGAGACGGTGGACACGCCCGTGAATCCGACGGAGCTCAGCCCCTTCGACTATCCGGAGCCCTACGTCATGGACACGCAGCGCGCGCGGTCGCTCGGCTATCGCCTGGGACACACGCGCGAGTGGCTGGACGGGCTGATCCGCCAGCACGACGCGGCGCTTCAGGACCAGGGCCGATAGGAGCGCCGCGAATGCTTGGCATCGACAACATCGCGTCCTTCCTGCTCGCCGCGACGCTGGTCATCATCGTCCCGGGTCCGGCGACGTTCTATGTGGCGGGCAGGGCGCAGCACTCCACCCGGAGCGCGGGCCTCGCCACCGCCGGAATCGTGGCGGGCGACGTCGTGCTCATCACCCTCGCGGGAGCAGGGTTCGCCGCGCTCGTGTCCCGATGGCCCATGCTTCTCCAGGCCATCCAGGTCTCCGGAGCGCTCTACATCGCGTATCTCGGCGTGGACCTGCTGCGCGCCAGTCCCGCGGCGGATGCTCAGGCGCGCGCGGCAGAGGCTC from Myxococcaceae bacterium JPH2 includes the following:
- a CDS encoding LysE family transporter codes for the protein MLGIDNIASFLLAATLVIIVPGPATFYVAGRAQHSTRSAGLATAGIVAGDVVLITLAGAGFAALVSRWPMLLQAIQVSGALYIAYLGVDLLRASPAADAQARAAEAPPSGGVLKGFLITLTNPKPILFFGAFFPVFIDKGAQSWMGSFYALGGLFEVINLLYFAALITVFTQLRNTPFFVRFAAGGFKKVSGYGLVLCGAVTLVAAFA